In Reichenbachiella agarivorans, one genomic interval encodes:
- a CDS encoding 6-pyruvoyl trahydropterin synthase family protein, with the protein MKTAIIREEHFNAAHRLHNPKWTDEKNLSVFGKCNSPNYHGHNYELHVKLIGEIDPETGYVYDIKILSDLIKKLIVDRFDHKNLNLDVVEFENLNPTAENIVVVIYNLLRKEIDEAYDLKILLYETKRNYVEYPA; encoded by the coding sequence ATGAAAACAGCCATCATCAGGGAAGAACATTTTAATGCAGCGCACCGTCTGCACAATCCCAAGTGGACGGATGAGAAGAATCTGAGTGTTTTCGGTAAATGCAACAGCCCCAATTACCACGGTCATAATTATGAGTTGCATGTCAAGCTCATAGGTGAGATCGACCCAGAGACTGGTTATGTCTATGATATAAAAATCCTCAGTGACCTAATTAAAAAACTAATAGTAGATCGTTTTGATCACAAAAATTTGAACCTGGATGTAGTAGAGTTCGAAAACTTGAACCCTACTGCCGAAAACATTGTTGTTGTCATCTATAATTTGTTGAGGAAGGAAATCGACGAAGCGTATGATTTAAAAATTCTATTGTATGAAACCAAAAGAAACTATGTCGAATATCCCGCCTGA
- a CDS encoding VOC family protein: protein MNLNQITVPSSSLERAVPFYQKLGLKLIVDALPKYARLECPDGTSTFSIHHVDDINTTNQGITVYFECEELDDEYDRLIELGLAFATPPTNQDWLWKEASLFDPDGNRIILYYAGENRKNPPWRVK from the coding sequence ATGAATTTGAATCAAATCACTGTGCCGTCCTCATCATTGGAGCGAGCTGTACCATTCTATCAAAAATTGGGATTGAAATTGATTGTAGACGCCCTGCCTAAATATGCCCGATTAGAATGTCCCGATGGTACAAGTACCTTTTCTATCCATCATGTAGATGATATAAATACTACCAACCAAGGCATTACTGTATATTTCGAATGCGAAGAATTGGACGATGAATATGATCGACTGATTGAATTAGGATTGGCGTTTGCCACTCCACCGACCAATCAAGACTGGCTTTGGAAAGAGGCTAGCTTGTTTGACCCTGATGGAAACCGAATTATCTTATATTACGCTGGAGAGAACCGAAAAAATCCACCATGGAGAGTAAAATAA
- a CDS encoding DUF493 domain-containing protein yields MDESSQSFKEKLDSVHVFPTLYLFKFIVPEAQIPEVKALFAKHDVKLKPSKNGKYSSVTIQVMMGSSDQVIETYEKAKKIEGIISL; encoded by the coding sequence ATGGACGAATCTTCACAATCATTCAAAGAGAAGCTGGATAGCGTACATGTCTTTCCAACTTTGTATCTGTTCAAGTTTATCGTGCCAGAAGCGCAGATACCTGAGGTCAAGGCACTGTTTGCTAAACATGACGTCAAGCTGAAACCCTCTAAAAATGGCAAATACTCCAGTGTGACTATTCAAGTGATGATGGGCAGCAGTGACCAGGTGATCGAGACTTACGAAAAGGCCAAAAAAATTGAGGGCATCATATCCTTGTAA
- a CDS encoding cell wall-active antibiotics response protein has product MNHSNRRASLGIIMIVIGILFLLDNFNIISFSVPHYLFTWQMILVVVGIFQFATGNQRGGVILISLGIIFWIPRYFNISFHDYWPVFLIAIGLSFFLKSRTGKIRQSNSDSIDHLAVLGGTNQNIDSKQFAGGRITTIFGGVELDLRHSNLENGQATIDSFTTFGSVRLFVPEDWVVNYEATTVFGGYKDKRAHKPTEYFGNVLTLKGLVLFGGVELMS; this is encoded by the coding sequence ATGAACCATTCCAACAGAAGAGCATCATTAGGTATAATTATGATTGTCATCGGAATTCTATTCCTGCTTGACAATTTCAACATTATCTCTTTTTCGGTACCTCACTACCTATTTACTTGGCAGATGATCTTGGTTGTAGTAGGTATTTTTCAATTTGCCACAGGTAATCAACGGGGCGGGGTCATTCTCATCTCACTTGGCATAATATTTTGGATTCCACGCTACTTCAACATCAGCTTTCATGATTATTGGCCGGTCTTCTTGATAGCGATAGGTTTGAGTTTTTTTTTGAAAAGTCGAACAGGAAAAATCCGTCAAAGTAACTCTGACAGCATAGATCACCTCGCAGTATTGGGTGGCACCAACCAAAATATTGACAGCAAGCAATTTGCTGGTGGACGTATCACCACCATCTTTGGTGGGGTAGAATTGGATCTGAGACACTCCAACCTTGAGAATGGACAAGCGACCATTGACTCATTTACTACTTTTGGTTCGGTGAGGCTATTTGTTCCAGAGGACTGGGTAGTCAACTACGAAGCAACCACCGTATTTGGGGGGTACAAAGACAAACGTGCACACAAACCAACAGAATATTTCGGCAATGTATTGACTTTGAAAGGTCTCGTATTATTTGGCGGGGTAGAATTGATGAGCTAA
- a CDS encoding YceI family protein, with product MLNALLVLLTFISFTEKETISVQADVSKSTVIWNATKVIGGGHTGTIILSEAKLDLKGSELKGGSFTADMTTINSTDLEGDWKAKLDGHLKSDDFFAVDKFKTATFKITKLKKTATGYDVTGDMTIKGKTVSVTFPATVTATGDTVTATAKITLDRTKFDVKYGSNSFFDSLGDKAISDEFTLDVTLVSGK from the coding sequence ATGTTGAACGCATTATTAGTACTATTAACATTTATCAGTTTCACAGAAAAAGAAACTATCTCTGTACAAGCTGACGTAAGCAAAAGCACCGTAATATGGAACGCAACCAAAGTAATAGGGGGCGGACATACAGGAACAATCATCTTGTCTGAAGCAAAATTAGACCTGAAAGGGAGTGAATTAAAAGGAGGGTCATTTACCGCAGACATGACCACTATCAACTCTACGGACTTGGAAGGTGATTGGAAAGCCAAACTAGACGGACATCTGAAAAGTGACGACTTCTTTGCAGTTGATAAATTCAAAACAGCGACATTCAAAATCACCAAATTGAAAAAGACAGCGACGGGTTACGACGTGACTGGAGATATGACCATCAAAGGCAAGACCGTAAGTGTGACTTTCCCAGCAACTGTAACGGCAACTGGCGACACAGTCACCGCAACTGCCAAAATCACCTTGGACAGAACCAAATTTGATGTAAAATATGGATCAAACAGTTTCTTTGATAGCCTAGGCGACAAAGCCATCTCAGATGAATTTACATTGGACGTAACCCTCGTTTCTGGTAAATAA
- the purB gene encoding adenylosuccinate lyase, with translation MELNALTAISPVDGRYRRQTKELAEFFSEFGLIKYRVHVEVEYFIALCQYPLLQLEGIDQSMYGKLRQIVVEFSEADALGIKEIEKTTNHDVKAVEYFIKGKFDNLGLSAHKEFIHFGLTSQDINNTAIPLQLKHAIENEYIPTLNQIEALLMDMAEEWKDIPMLAKTHGQPASPTLLGKEILVFHERLTQQVNMLDSVRYGAKFGGATGNMNAHHIAYPEVDWIKFANNFVDNTLGLRRSYPTTQIEHYDDMAALFDNLKRINTILIDFARDIWQYISMGYFKQKIVKGEVGSSAMPHKVNPIDFENAEGNLGIANALYEYLSAKLPISRLQRDLTDSTVLRNIGVPVAHGFIALKSLQKGISKLELNRQAIEYDLDQNWAVVSEAIQTILRREAYPEPYEALKALTRGNQEITQESLKVFIDGLEISDALKAQMKKITPFNYTGINPLK, from the coding sequence ATGGAATTGAATGCATTGACAGCTATTTCGCCAGTAGACGGCCGATACAGAAGACAAACCAAAGAACTAGCAGAATTTTTTTCAGAATTTGGCCTGATCAAATATAGAGTTCATGTCGAAGTAGAATACTTCATCGCGCTTTGTCAATACCCACTTCTGCAACTAGAAGGGATCGACCAAAGCATGTATGGCAAATTGCGTCAGATTGTCGTGGAATTCTCCGAGGCAGACGCTTTGGGAATCAAAGAAATCGAGAAAACTACCAACCATGATGTCAAAGCGGTTGAATATTTCATCAAAGGCAAATTCGACAACTTGGGTCTCTCTGCACACAAAGAGTTCATTCATTTTGGTCTCACTTCACAGGACATCAACAATACAGCGATTCCGCTGCAACTGAAGCATGCCATCGAAAACGAATACATCCCAACCCTCAATCAAATAGAAGCGCTATTGATGGACATGGCAGAGGAGTGGAAGGACATCCCTATGCTCGCCAAAACACATGGACAACCTGCCTCACCTACACTATTAGGAAAGGAAATATTGGTGTTTCACGAGCGATTGACTCAGCAGGTCAACATGCTGGATTCGGTTAGATATGGTGCCAAATTTGGTGGAGCAACAGGCAACATGAATGCCCACCACATCGCCTATCCAGAAGTGGATTGGATCAAATTTGCCAACAACTTTGTGGACAACACTTTGGGATTGAGACGCAGCTATCCTACTACACAGATAGAGCACTACGACGACATGGCGGCTCTATTTGACAACCTCAAACGAATCAACACGATCCTCATCGATTTTGCTCGTGACATCTGGCAATACATCTCTATGGGCTATTTCAAGCAAAAAATCGTGAAAGGTGAAGTAGGATCATCCGCCATGCCACACAAGGTCAACCCAATCGACTTTGAAAATGCAGAAGGAAATCTAGGCATCGCCAATGCACTCTACGAATACCTCTCAGCCAAACTCCCTATCTCTCGTCTACAACGAGACTTGACTGATTCTACAGTTTTGAGGAACATAGGTGTACCAGTAGCACATGGCTTCATCGCATTGAAATCATTACAAAAAGGAATCAGCAAACTAGAACTCAACAGACAAGCCATCGAGTACGATCTGGATCAAAACTGGGCGGTCGTCTCAGAGGCCATTCAGACCATTCTGAGACGAGAGGCCTACCCAGAACCCTACGAAGCTCTCAAGGCGCTCACAAGAGGCAATCAAGAGATCACACAAGAAAGCCTCAAGGTCTTCATTGATGGATTGGAAATCAGCGATGCACTCAAAGCACAAATGAAAAAAATTACGCCATTCAACTACACAGGAATCAATCCTTTGAAGTAG
- a CDS encoding NAD-dependent epimerase/dehydratase family protein produces MKVLVTGGAGYIGTRLIKKLSANKKIDKIIVYDNLMRGNYNLFLGDKFINGDSIEFVKGDLLDSRSLKNALKGVDVVFHLAAKATSPFANVNLHFYEQINNWGTAELTYAVEESDVKKFVYLSSMGVYGFSDDPITEDHPVNPSSFYAISKQRGEEHVKRLNKSHNPIILRCGNVYGYSRSMRFDAVINRFVFEANFDGRLSIHGSGNQQRAFIHISSIADILEQIAVTDIPADTYNVSERNMSVLDIVDVLKELKPELEFLFINQQNNYNQQLVSAEQKLKQYIPYDDQDSFKDQMIEFLNSFSY; encoded by the coding sequence ATGAAAGTATTAGTAACAGGTGGTGCGGGATACATAGGCACCCGATTGATCAAAAAACTCAGTGCCAACAAAAAGATCGACAAGATCATCGTCTATGACAACCTCATGCGTGGCAACTACAATCTGTTTTTGGGTGACAAATTCATCAATGGAGACTCGATCGAGTTCGTGAAAGGTGATTTGCTGGATTCTAGATCCCTCAAAAATGCCCTCAAAGGTGTCGATGTGGTGTTTCACTTGGCTGCCAAGGCTACTTCCCCCTTTGCCAATGTCAACTTACACTTCTACGAGCAGATCAACAATTGGGGAACGGCAGAGTTGACCTACGCAGTAGAAGAGAGTGATGTGAAGAAATTCGTCTATCTCAGCAGTATGGGTGTGTATGGTTTCTCCGATGATCCGATCACCGAAGATCACCCAGTGAACCCATCTTCTTTTTATGCGATCTCCAAACAACGTGGAGAAGAACACGTCAAGAGACTGAACAAATCGCACAACCCCATCATCCTACGATGTGGCAATGTGTACGGCTATAGCCGCAGCATGCGATTCGATGCGGTGATCAATCGATTTGTCTTCGAGGCGAACTTTGATGGTAGACTTTCTATCCACGGTAGCGGCAACCAACAGCGTGCCTTCATTCACATCAGTTCGATCGCTGACATACTGGAACAAATTGCGGTGACTGACATCCCTGCAGACACCTACAACGTGTCCGAACGCAACATGTCCGTACTCGATATCGTCGATGTACTGAAAGAACTCAAGCCAGAACTTGAATTCCTGTTCATCAATCAGCAAAACAACTACAACCAACAGCTGGTCAGTGCTGAACAAAAACTCAAACAGTACATCCCCTACGATGATCAAGACTCGTTCAAGGATCAAATGATCGAGTTTTTGAATAGTTTTAGTTACTAA
- the gatA gene encoding Asp-tRNA(Asn)/Glu-tRNA(Gln) amidotransferase subunit GatA produces the protein MKSYHSLSQIRSDIQSGVIDCVELVKGYLANIEKKNKTLNALTEVYEQEALAQAAIVQEKINKGNAGRLAGMVVTIKDVYCHEGHFLHCGSKILEGFKSQFTATPIQRLLDEDAIIIGRNNCDEFAMGSSNENSYFGPVKNAANENKVPGGSSGGSAVAVQSDMCLVSIGSDTGGSVRQPASFCGIIGFKPSYGRISRHGLTAYASSFDCVGILSQSVEDSALVLEIIAGADEYDHTVSHLSVPAYSKAPTWSGTFSVVSFDNINTHKALNPAVQSSVNKVFDKIESSGNKIQKLNFDYLNYVLPTYYILTTAEASANLSRFDGVRYGYRSSSAKDLESMYKKSRSEGFGEEVIKRILLGAYVLSEGFYDAYYTKAQKVRRLIRDEMKKLFETNDFIIMPTAPTPAFDLNSHDRDPLQMYLEDIFTVQASLAGLPSISIPNGTDEHGMPIGIQIIGNSFEEEKLLSFSKYLQDHILES, from the coding sequence TTGAAGAGTTACCATTCACTGTCTCAGATTCGATCTGACATACAATCTGGCGTCATAGATTGCGTAGAACTCGTCAAGGGTTATCTGGCTAACATTGAGAAAAAGAATAAGACGCTCAATGCACTGACTGAAGTTTACGAACAAGAAGCTTTGGCTCAGGCTGCTATTGTGCAAGAAAAAATAAATAAGGGCAACGCGGGGCGATTGGCAGGGATGGTTGTGACCATCAAAGATGTCTATTGTCACGAAGGTCATTTTCTCCATTGCGGTAGCAAAATCCTAGAAGGTTTCAAATCTCAATTTACGGCGACACCTATTCAGCGTTTGTTGGATGAGGATGCGATCATCATTGGTAGAAACAATTGCGATGAGTTTGCGATGGGCTCGTCCAATGAAAATTCCTATTTTGGCCCTGTCAAAAATGCCGCGAATGAAAACAAAGTTCCCGGAGGCTCATCTGGGGGATCCGCTGTGGCAGTGCAGTCAGATATGTGCCTTGTATCTATAGGTTCTGATACAGGAGGGTCAGTAAGACAACCTGCCTCTTTTTGTGGGATCATTGGCTTCAAACCTTCTTACGGACGGATTTCGAGACATGGATTGACCGCCTATGCGAGTTCGTTTGATTGTGTAGGAATCTTGTCACAGTCGGTCGAAGACAGTGCTTTGGTCTTGGAGATCATCGCAGGAGCGGATGAGTATGATCATACAGTGAGCCACCTGAGCGTACCAGCATATTCCAAAGCTCCAACCTGGTCAGGTACATTTAGTGTGGTTTCGTTTGACAACATCAATACACACAAGGCACTAAATCCTGCCGTACAAAGTTCGGTAAACAAGGTTTTTGACAAAATAGAATCAAGTGGTAACAAGATTCAGAAGTTGAATTTTGACTATCTCAATTACGTACTGCCTACCTATTATATATTGACTACTGCTGAGGCGAGTGCCAACCTGTCTCGTTTCGATGGTGTGCGGTATGGGTACCGCAGTAGCTCTGCCAAGGACCTAGAGTCCATGTACAAGAAGAGTCGATCGGAAGGCTTTGGTGAGGAAGTAATCAAAAGAATATTGTTGGGAGCGTATGTGCTCAGCGAGGGCTTTTATGATGCCTACTATACCAAAGCGCAAAAGGTGAGAAGGTTAATCAGAGATGAAATGAAAAAATTGTTTGAAACCAATGACTTCATCATCATGCCGACCGCCCCTACACCTGCTTTTGATCTCAATAGTCATGACAGAGATCCTTTGCAAATGTACTTAGAAGACATTTTTACCGTTCAAGCGTCATTGGCAGGGTTGCCTTCTATTTCTATCCCCAACGGGACGGATGAGCACGGTATGCCTATAGGAATTCAAATTATCGGAAATTCGTTTGAAGAAGAGAAATTGTTATCTTTCTCCAAATATTTGCAAGATCATATCTTAGAAAGTTAG
- a CDS encoding phosphoadenylyl-sulfate reductase, translated as MDFEEIKSSILKYQENGKSLFTTSSFQTHSIVLLHLLSRIDKTIPIYCLNTGFLFPETIEYKDQLSEVFGLKIMDITPDVPKSIQKDAEGKLLFASDPDRCCHYNKVQPMDKLLSNYDVWINGIRRDQNANRAKMRVEEPSKMNTIRFHPMLEWTNKMIFDYIKEYKLPRHPLDAVGYSSIGCEPCTRKPSLEMMEREARWYGMNKTECGLHTELVSK; from the coding sequence ATGGATTTTGAAGAAATCAAAAGTAGTATTTTGAAGTATCAAGAAAATGGCAAGTCCCTTTTCACTACTTCATCTTTTCAAACACACAGTATTGTGCTGTTGCATTTGCTCAGCAGGATAGACAAGACGATTCCGATCTACTGTCTCAATACTGGTTTTTTGTTCCCAGAGACCATCGAGTACAAGGATCAGTTGTCGGAGGTATTTGGACTGAAAATCATGGATATCACACCCGATGTGCCTAAGAGTATTCAAAAAGATGCAGAGGGAAAATTGCTCTTTGCCTCCGACCCAGACAGATGTTGCCACTACAACAAAGTGCAACCTATGGACAAGTTGCTCTCCAACTATGACGTCTGGATCAATGGAATCCGTCGTGACCAAAATGCCAATCGGGCAAAAATGAGAGTGGAGGAGCCTTCTAAAATGAATACCATACGGTTTCACCCCATGCTAGAGTGGACCAACAAAATGATCTTTGATTATATCAAAGAATACAAATTGCCCCGTCACCCACTGGATGCGGTAGGCTACAGCAGTATTGGTTGTGAACCTTGTACACGCAAACCAAGTCTGGAAATGATGGAGCGTGAAGCTCGATGGTATGGCATGAACAAAACCGAGTGTGGACTCCATACCGAACTCGTAAGTAAATAA
- a CDS encoding NAD-dependent epimerase/dehydratase family protein, producing MYGSPEPNELNPNILGRDFPVLVTGGAGYMASWLVKYLLEDGYKVRVTVKDMEKEDRYRHLTKIAERSKGSLEIFEANLMDPEAFKSSMMGCNIVFHTASPYITSGVKNPKTELIDPSVEGTRNVLNAVNKAHSVRKVIFTSALYAIYGDATDIIHTQEKVFNESYWNKSSTLKHLPLGFAKTVAEREAWRIHDEQTRWKMAVLNPALCLGPSLTTYSKSGSFDFIRQLADGSYASGVPNIQHGLVDVRDVAHAHIFAAQDEYATGRFMLVHETRTMLEVAKTLKQKFGSAFSLPTAELSYRMLYFFGFTKGLSRKLVIENVGKKIQFDNSKSRNELGVRYRSIDESAIEMLQFILDHNMLK from the coding sequence ATGTACGGTAGCCCCGAACCAAATGAATTGAATCCCAACATATTGGGAAGAGACTTTCCTGTATTGGTCACAGGAGGTGCTGGTTACATGGCGTCTTGGTTGGTAAAATACCTGCTCGAAGATGGGTACAAAGTCAGAGTGACGGTCAAAGACATGGAAAAAGAAGACCGCTACCGACATCTGACCAAGATAGCAGAACGCTCCAAAGGAAGTCTGGAAATATTCGAAGCAAACCTAATGGATCCCGAGGCTTTCAAATCAAGCATGATGGGTTGCAACATTGTCTTCCATACAGCCTCTCCCTACATCACCTCTGGTGTGAAAAACCCGAAAACAGAGCTTATAGACCCATCTGTAGAAGGAACCAGAAATGTACTCAATGCAGTCAACAAGGCTCATTCGGTACGAAAAGTGATTTTCACCAGTGCCCTTTATGCCATATATGGTGATGCCACAGACATCATTCACACGCAAGAAAAAGTCTTCAATGAAAGCTATTGGAACAAAAGTTCTACCCTCAAACATTTGCCACTTGGATTTGCCAAAACAGTTGCCGAACGTGAAGCATGGCGCATCCATGACGAACAAACCCGATGGAAAATGGCAGTACTCAATCCAGCACTATGCTTGGGTCCGTCCCTTACTACCTATTCCAAATCAGGTAGTTTTGATTTTATTCGTCAGCTGGCAGATGGCTCCTATGCGTCTGGCGTACCCAACATACAACATGGACTTGTAGATGTCAGAGATGTAGCACATGCGCACATTTTTGCGGCACAGGATGAATATGCAACAGGTCGATTTATGTTGGTCCATGAGACACGAACCATGCTCGAAGTAGCAAAAACTTTGAAACAAAAATTTGGTAGTGCTTTTTCTCTTCCCACGGCAGAACTGTCATATAGAATGCTCTATTTCTTTGGATTCACCAAAGGCCTGTCTCGCAAACTGGTGATAGAGAACGTCGGAAAAAAAATACAGTTTGACAACAGCAAAAGTAGAAACGAACTAGGTGTACGCTACCGGTCCATAGATGAATCTGCCATCGAAATGCTCCAGTTCATACTAGATCACAACATGTTGAAGTAA
- a CDS encoding Sec-independent protein translocase subunit TatA/TatB codes for MIHSVLALGMPGGWELVIIVLVIVLLFGAKKIPELAKGLGRGIREFKDASKEIKDEIETGIKEEKK; via the coding sequence ATGATACATTCAGTATTGGCATTAGGTATGCCTGGAGGTTGGGAACTGGTCATCATCGTACTGGTAATTGTCTTATTGTTTGGAGCGAAAAAAATTCCAGAGTTGGCCAAAGGATTGGGTCGAGGTATTAGAGAATTTAAAGACGCTTCAAAGGAGATAAAGGACGAAATAGAGACTGGAATCAAAGAAGAGAAAAAATAA
- a CDS encoding DUF1572 domain-containing protein, giving the protein MSATVAALKSLFELSIDRLAEEIQLYKKESQLWDTQEGISNSAGNLTLHLCGNLQHFFGAVISQDGYVRDREGEFSRRNVPRTELLSEIARAKSVVLTALDTLDEKSLAETYPLEVFGSPMTCAYFLTRLYSHIEYHLGQINYLRRLIG; this is encoded by the coding sequence ATGAGTGCAACAGTAGCGGCGTTAAAGAGTCTATTCGAATTGAGCATTGATAGGCTGGCAGAAGAGATTCAACTCTACAAGAAGGAATCTCAACTTTGGGATACCCAAGAAGGTATCAGTAACTCGGCGGGTAATCTGACGCTTCATTTATGTGGTAATTTGCAGCACTTTTTTGGGGCAGTGATTTCTCAAGATGGCTATGTGCGTGATCGAGAGGGAGAATTCAGCCGTCGAAATGTTCCTCGGACAGAATTGTTGTCCGAAATTGCCAGAGCTAAGTCAGTAGTACTGACGGCATTGGATACATTGGATGAAAAATCTCTTGCTGAGACCTATCCTTTGGAGGTTTTCGGATCACCCATGACCTGCGCCTATTTCTTGACCAGATTGTATAGTCATATCGAGTATCATTTGGGTCAAATCAACTACCTGCGCAGGCTAATAGGTTAG
- the folE gene encoding GTP cyclohydrolase I FolE has protein sequence MKPKETMSNIPPDTDIDDWMDDHLASSAETPMRADAFEMDDDTKKKLIAEHFKAIMEIMGLDLTDDSLSGTPRRVAKMYVEEVFSGLNPKNKPKARLFENKFGYDQMLVEKDITFYSHCEHHFVPIYGKAHVAYISSGEVIGLSKINRIVQYFAKRPQVQERLTVQIAAELKSVLKSEHVGVVIDANHMCVSSRGVGDTNSKTGTAHFSGKFLEEKYKNEFLNYINSPGSNL, from the coding sequence ATGAAACCAAAAGAAACTATGTCGAATATCCCGCCTGATACAGATATTGATGATTGGATGGATGATCACCTCGCCTCATCTGCTGAGACTCCTATGAGAGCGGATGCGTTTGAGATGGACGATGATACCAAAAAGAAACTGATTGCTGAACATTTCAAAGCAATCATGGAGATCATGGGCTTGGACTTGACTGACGATAGTTTGTCTGGAACTCCTCGCCGAGTTGCCAAAATGTACGTGGAGGAGGTTTTCAGTGGATTGAATCCAAAAAATAAGCCTAAAGCGCGTTTGTTTGAAAACAAGTTTGGCTATGATCAGATGTTGGTAGAGAAGGATATCACCTTCTATTCACACTGTGAGCACCATTTTGTACCGATCTATGGCAAGGCGCATGTCGCATACATCTCTAGTGGAGAAGTAATCGGTTTGTCCAAGATCAACCGCATTGTCCAATATTTTGCCAAGAGACCGCAGGTGCAAGAGCGACTCACAGTACAGATAGCTGCGGAGCTAAAATCCGTCCTCAAAAGCGAACATGTGGGAGTAGTGATAGATGCCAACCACATGTGTGTGTCCTCGCGTGGCGTGGGAGATACCAATAGCAAGACAGGTACGGCACACTTCAGTGGCAAGTTCTTGGAAGAGAAATACAAAAACGAATTTCTAAACTATATCAACTCACCAGGGAGTAACCTATGA